A single genomic interval of Flavobacterium sp. N2820 harbors:
- a CDS encoding WxcM-like domain-containing protein, producing the protein MLNKISGNFFIDERGKILFNNELDLSEIKRMYIIENKDLDIIRAWQGHQIEKRWFIAIKGKFLIKLVKIDDFQNPSDSVNYVTFELDSNNLEAILIEPGYASSIQALDIDSRLLVFSNYKIGEVEDNFKFNPTQWK; encoded by the coding sequence ATAAGTGGAAATTTTTTTATAGATGAGAGAGGAAAAATATTGTTTAATAACGAACTTGATCTTTCCGAAATTAAACGAATGTATATTATTGAGAATAAAGATTTAGATATAATAAGAGCTTGGCAAGGTCATCAAATTGAAAAAAGGTGGTTTATTGCGATTAAAGGGAAATTTTTAATTAAATTAGTAAAAATTGATGATTTTCAAAATCCTTCAGATAGTGTAAATTATGTGACTTTTGAACTTGATTCTAATAACTTAGAAGCAATTCTTATTGAACCAGGTTATGCATCTTCAATTCAAGCATTAGATATCGATTCTAGATTGTTAGTTTTTTCCAATTACAAGATAGGAGAAGTTGAAGATAATTTTAAATTTAATCCGACACAATGGAAATAA